The Georgenia faecalis genome includes a window with the following:
- the mug gene encoding G/U mismatch-specific DNA glycosylase, with amino-acid sequence MSPASRPTRADLLASADRTLPTIAAPGLRVLFCGINPGLYSAWTGHHFARPGNRFWPALHRSGFTPRQLAPAEQLELLTWGLGVTNVVERASATAAELSPAELQAGGERLVADVERYDPAWLAVLGVTAYRAAFHRPKATFGEQEPIGATRVWVLPNPSGLNAHFTLARLAERFAELRSAATGP; translated from the coding sequence ATGTCCCCCGCCTCGCGCCCGACGCGCGCCGACCTCCTCGCCTCCGCGGACCGGACCCTCCCGACCATCGCCGCCCCCGGGCTGCGGGTGCTGTTCTGCGGGATCAACCCGGGCTTGTACTCGGCGTGGACGGGGCACCACTTCGCCCGGCCGGGCAACCGGTTCTGGCCGGCGCTGCACCGCTCGGGGTTCACCCCACGCCAGCTGGCCCCCGCCGAGCAGCTCGAGCTGCTCACCTGGGGCCTCGGGGTGACGAACGTCGTCGAGCGGGCGTCGGCGACGGCGGCTGAGCTCTCCCCCGCCGAGCTCCAGGCCGGCGGCGAACGGCTCGTCGCCGACGTCGAGCGGTACGACCCGGCGTGGCTCGCCGTCCTCGGCGTCACGGCCTATCGCGCGGCGTTCCACCGGCCGAAGGCGACGTTCGGGGAGCAGGAGCCGATCGGGGCCACGCGGGTGTGGGTGCTGCCCAACCCCAGCGGGCTCAACGCGCACTTCACGCTCGCCCGGCTCGCCGAGCGCTTCGCCGAGCTGCGGTCTGCCGCTACAGGACCGTGA
- a CDS encoding dihydrolipoyl dehydrogenase family protein, whose translation MPERQVYDVVVIGAGPVGENVADRAVRGGLSAVIVESELVGGECSYWACIPSKALLRSGDARRAALRVDGARQAVTGGLDAAAVLARRDSFVGDWDDAGQVSWLESAGIDLVRGHGRLTGPREVTVTTPDGEVHLAARHAVALATGTRAHVPDTFGLRAAQPWTNREGVAARVVPESLAVIGGGAVACELAGAWADLGSAVTMLVRHDLLAGYEPFAAELVGKRLEERGVTLRRGVSARRVEREAGGAVVLECDDGSTLRVAEVLVATGREPRTDDLGLGAVGLGSERGWLDVDETLRVLGPDGEPVEWLYAVGDINHRNLLTHQGKYQARAAGDVIAARAQGGTVDDAPWGVHAATADHRAVTQVVFTDPQVASAGLTAAAADEAGYRTRVVEADLGAVSGASLHADGYVGRARMVVDEDRGVVLGATFVGQDVAELLFSAAVAVAGEVPLDRLWHAVPPFPTSSEVWLRLLEAYGRPVARG comes from the coding sequence ATGCCCGAGCGTCAGGTCTACGACGTCGTCGTCATCGGAGCCGGACCCGTGGGGGAGAACGTCGCCGACCGCGCGGTCCGCGGCGGGCTCAGCGCGGTCATCGTCGAGTCCGAGCTCGTCGGCGGGGAGTGCTCGTACTGGGCGTGCATCCCGTCCAAGGCGCTGCTGCGCAGCGGGGACGCCCGCCGGGCGGCGCTCCGGGTCGACGGCGCCCGCCAGGCGGTCACCGGCGGCCTCGACGCCGCGGCGGTCCTCGCCCGGCGCGACAGCTTCGTCGGCGACTGGGACGACGCCGGCCAGGTGAGCTGGCTCGAGAGCGCCGGGATCGACCTGGTCCGCGGTCACGGCCGCCTCACCGGCCCGCGCGAGGTCACGGTCACCACGCCCGACGGCGAGGTGCACCTGGCCGCGCGGCACGCCGTCGCGCTCGCCACCGGCACCCGCGCCCACGTGCCGGACACGTTCGGGCTGCGCGCGGCGCAGCCCTGGACGAACCGCGAGGGCGTCGCGGCGCGGGTCGTCCCCGAGAGCCTCGCGGTCATCGGCGGCGGGGCCGTCGCGTGCGAGCTGGCGGGCGCGTGGGCGGACCTCGGCAGCGCGGTGACGATGCTCGTGCGGCACGACCTCCTCGCGGGGTACGAGCCGTTCGCCGCGGAGCTCGTCGGCAAGAGACTCGAGGAGCGTGGCGTGACGCTGCGCCGGGGGGTCTCGGCGCGCCGGGTGGAGCGCGAGGCCGGCGGCGCCGTCGTCCTCGAGTGCGACGACGGGTCGACGCTGCGGGTGGCGGAGGTGCTCGTCGCCACCGGCCGGGAACCGCGCACCGACGACCTCGGCCTCGGCGCCGTCGGGCTGGGGAGCGAGCGCGGCTGGCTCGACGTGGACGAGACCCTGCGGGTGCTCGGCCCGGACGGTGAGCCGGTCGAGTGGCTCTACGCCGTCGGGGACATCAACCACCGCAACCTCCTCACCCACCAGGGCAAGTACCAGGCGCGCGCCGCCGGGGACGTCATCGCCGCCCGCGCCCAGGGCGGGACCGTCGACGACGCGCCGTGGGGCGTGCACGCGGCCACCGCCGACCACCGCGCCGTCACGCAGGTAGTCTTCACCGACCCGCAGGTGGCCAGCGCCGGGCTCACCGCGGCGGCGGCCGACGAGGCCGGCTACCGCACGCGGGTGGTGGAGGCGGACCTGGGCGCGGTGTCCGGGGCGAGCCTGCACGCGGACGGGTACGTGGGCCGGGCGCGGATGGTCGTCGACGAGGACCGGGGGGTGGTGCTCGGGGCGACGTTCGTCGGCCAGGACGTCGCCGAGCTGCTGTTCTCCGCGGCCGTCGCCGTCGCGGGGGAGGTCCCGCTGGACCGGCTGTGGCACGCCGTGCCACCGTTCCCGACGTCGAGCGAGGTGTGGTTGCGCCTCCTCGAGGCCTACGGCCGGCCGGTGGCGCGCGGCTAG
- a CDS encoding ABC transporter permease, with product MGWVTANLGLIGELTLQHARLSVVPVVLGFVLALPLGVLAARYRRVQGPLLGAVGLIYTVPSLALFVLLPPVLGISFLSDVNVVIAMTLYAVALMTRFVSDALGSVDPAVRASATAMGYSAWGRFWAVELPLAGPVLLAGLRVVAVSTVSLVTVGVLVGIRTLGTLFMDGLQRGIPAEIVTGIVATVVVALVFDVALIVLGRALMPWARTARRAERRVRLTAGAPA from the coding sequence ATGGGCTGGGTCACCGCCAACCTCGGCCTCATCGGCGAGCTCACGCTCCAGCACGCGCGCCTCAGCGTCGTGCCGGTAGTGCTCGGGTTCGTCCTCGCCCTCCCCCTGGGCGTGCTCGCGGCGCGGTACCGCCGGGTCCAGGGCCCGCTGCTCGGCGCCGTCGGGCTGATCTACACGGTCCCCTCGCTCGCCCTGTTCGTCCTCCTCCCCCCGGTCCTCGGCATCAGCTTCCTCAGCGACGTCAACGTCGTCATCGCCATGACGCTCTACGCGGTGGCGCTCATGACCCGGTTCGTCAGCGACGCCCTCGGCTCCGTCGACCCCGCGGTGCGTGCCTCGGCCACCGCCATGGGGTACTCCGCGTGGGGCCGCTTCTGGGCGGTCGAGCTGCCGCTGGCCGGCCCGGTGCTGCTCGCGGGCCTGCGGGTGGTCGCCGTGAGCACGGTGAGCCTGGTGACCGTCGGCGTCCTCGTCGGCATCCGCACGCTCGGCACCCTGTTCATGGACGGGCTCCAGCGCGGGATCCCGGCGGAGATCGTCACCGGGATCGTCGCCACCGTCGTCGTCGCCCTCGTGTTCGACGTCGCGCTCATCGTCCTCGGCCGCGCCCTCATGCCGTGGGCGCGCACCGCCCGCCGCGCCGAGCGCCGCGTCCGGCTCACCGCGGGGGCACCGGCATGA
- a CDS encoding ABC transporter ATP-binding protein — translation MIEFRSVSKRFADGTEAVADLDLVIPAHRTTVLVGSSGSGKTTILRMINRMVDPTAGTVSIDGVDVRQRAPVPLRRGIGYVMQSAGLLPHRRVLDNVTTVLRLAKTPRATARERGLALMDTVGLDRSLARRYPRQLSGGQQQRVGVARALASDPNILLMDEPFGAVDPIVRAELQDELLRLQQHLAKTIVFVTHDIDEAFRLGDQVVILETGGRIAQQGTPADILAAPASPFVARFIGADRGRRSLQVVEQDGRRLVVDAAGRPAGVLDGALDARPGGGPGTLPDAVPGGTPDARPDGGGRP, via the coding sequence ATGATCGAGTTCCGCTCCGTGAGCAAACGCTTCGCCGACGGCACGGAGGCCGTCGCCGACCTCGACCTCGTCATCCCGGCCCACCGCACGACCGTCCTCGTGGGCTCGTCGGGGTCCGGCAAGACGACGATCCTGCGGATGATCAACCGGATGGTCGACCCCACGGCCGGCACGGTGAGCATCGACGGTGTCGACGTCCGCCAGCGCGCCCCCGTCCCGCTGCGGCGCGGGATCGGCTACGTCATGCAGAGCGCCGGCCTGCTCCCGCACCGGAGGGTGCTCGACAACGTCACCACGGTGCTGCGCCTGGCGAAGACCCCCCGGGCCACGGCCCGCGAGCGCGGGCTCGCCCTCATGGACACGGTGGGGCTGGACCGCTCCCTCGCGCGCCGCTACCCGCGCCAGCTCTCCGGCGGCCAGCAGCAACGGGTGGGCGTGGCGCGGGCCCTGGCCTCGGACCCGAACATCCTCCTCATGGACGAGCCGTTCGGGGCGGTCGACCCCATCGTGCGCGCCGAGCTCCAGGACGAGCTGCTGCGCCTGCAGCAGCACCTGGCCAAGACCATCGTCTTCGTCACCCACGACATCGACGAGGCGTTCCGCCTCGGCGACCAGGTGGTCATCCTCGAGACCGGGGGGCGCATCGCGCAGCAGGGCACCCCGGCGGACATCCTCGCCGCCCCGGCCAGCCCGTTCGTCGCGCGGTTCATCGGCGCGGACCGGGGCCGGCGCTCGCTGCAGGTGGTCGAGCAGGACGGGCGCCGCCTCGTCGTCGACGCCGCGGGGCGCCCGGCGGGCGTGCTCGACGGCGCTCTCGACGCGCGGCCCGGCGGGGGGCCCGGCACGCTGCCCGATGCGGTGCCCGGCGGCACGCCCGACGCACGGCCCGACGGCGGAGGGCGGCCCTGA
- a CDS encoding CueP family metal-binding protein, protein MRRRTITMVTAVLVLAGCSSGTTAGEDANETLPAAGTSTGASASEEASADDPLLLAYDLAGMEPTEIIEHLDALGGAERPADLMASVRVDELLLSDASGELTLALPEDRFYLSVAPYVDQTHECFYHSLTTCQGELTGEAVEVTVLDDAGDVILNEERTTAENGFVGMWLPRDVEGTVRITADGRTGEVPFSTGDDGATCLTTLQLA, encoded by the coding sequence ATGAGACGACGGACGATCACGATGGTCACCGCGGTGCTCGTGCTGGCGGGCTGCTCCTCCGGCACGACGGCGGGCGAGGACGCGAACGAGACGCTTCCCGCGGCGGGGACGTCCACCGGGGCGAGCGCCTCCGAGGAGGCGAGCGCCGACGACCCGCTCCTGCTCGCGTACGACCTCGCGGGCATGGAGCCCACCGAGATCATCGAGCACCTCGACGCCCTCGGCGGCGCCGAGCGCCCGGCGGACCTCATGGCCTCCGTGCGGGTCGACGAGCTGCTGCTCTCCGACGCGTCCGGCGAGCTCACCCTCGCGCTCCCGGAGGACCGCTTCTACCTCTCCGTGGCCCCCTACGTCGACCAGACCCACGAGTGCTTCTACCACTCGCTCACCACGTGCCAGGGCGAGCTCACCGGCGAGGCCGTCGAGGTGACCGTCCTCGACGACGCCGGCGACGTCATCCTCAACGAGGAGCGCACGACCGCCGAGAACGGCTTCGTCGGGATGTGGCTCCCGCGGGACGTCGAGGGAACCGTCCGGATCACCGCGGACGGCCGCACGGGCGAGGTGCCCTTCTCCACCGGCGACGACGGCGCCACCTGCCTCACCACGCTCCAGCTCGCCTGA
- a CDS encoding ABC transporter substrate-binding protein → MSSVRRPLTVLGASGALALLAACGSGDPLAEPATDDGGATSAGAGEMVVVGSQAYYSNEIVAEIYAQALEDAGYDVERQFQIGQRDVYLQAMEGGEVHVLPEYTGNLLQFYDAETEVRSSEDVAGALPDALPEGLEVLAYSEAQDADSYNVTAEFAETNGITSLADLADYDGEIIVGGNAELESRPYGPQGLADIYGVEVDFLAIGDSGGPLTKDAIRDGTITMGDIYTADPDLASGDFVTLEDPESMILAQNVVPLVDAALADDLAGVLDPVSEALTTEDLIELNARSQGEQLDSATIATDWLTENGLAGS, encoded by the coding sequence ATGAGCAGCGTCCGACGCCCACTCACCGTTCTCGGCGCCTCCGGGGCGCTCGCACTGCTGGCCGCGTGCGGGTCCGGCGATCCACTCGCCGAGCCGGCCACGGACGACGGCGGCGCCACCTCCGCCGGCGCCGGGGAGATGGTCGTCGTCGGCTCCCAGGCCTACTACTCCAACGAGATCGTCGCGGAGATCTACGCGCAGGCGCTCGAGGACGCCGGGTACGACGTCGAGCGCCAGTTCCAGATCGGCCAGCGCGACGTCTACCTCCAGGCGATGGAGGGCGGCGAGGTGCACGTCCTGCCCGAGTACACGGGCAACCTGCTCCAGTTCTACGACGCCGAGACGGAGGTCCGCAGCTCCGAGGACGTCGCGGGGGCGCTCCCCGACGCTCTGCCCGAGGGGCTGGAGGTGCTCGCCTACTCCGAGGCGCAGGACGCGGACTCCTACAACGTCACCGCCGAGTTCGCCGAGACCAACGGCATCACCAGCCTCGCCGACCTCGCGGACTACGACGGCGAGATCATCGTCGGCGGCAACGCCGAGCTGGAGAGCCGGCCCTACGGGCCGCAGGGGCTGGCGGACATCTACGGCGTCGAGGTGGACTTCCTCGCCATCGGCGACAGTGGCGGCCCGCTGACCAAGGACGCCATCCGCGACGGCACCATCACCATGGGCGACATCTACACCGCCGACCCGGACCTCGCCTCGGGCGACTTCGTCACCCTGGAGGACCCGGAGAGCATGATCCTCGCGCAGAACGTCGTGCCGCTGGTCGACGCCGCGCTCGCCGACGACCTCGCCGGTGTGCTCGACCCGGTGAGCGAGGCGCTCACCACCGAGGACCTCATCGAGCTCAACGCGCGCAGCCAGGGCGAGCAGCTCGACTCCGCGACCATCGCCACCGACTGGCTCACCGAGAACGGCCTGGCGGGATCGTGA
- a CDS encoding mycothiol transferase, translated as MSAATDLLLDAFSRVREEVHAAADGLSRDELAVRLDPDANSVGWLLWHLTRVQDDHISDVAGREERWTADGWRARFALPVDGLGYGHSSEEVGLVRGFDAELVLAYYDAVHDQTVAFVRGLDDGALDRVVDEDWDPPVTLAVRLVSVISDCLQHVGQAAFVAGVVKRRRGNG; from the coding sequence GTGAGCGCCGCGACCGACCTCCTCCTCGACGCGTTCTCCCGCGTGCGCGAGGAGGTCCACGCCGCGGCCGACGGGCTCAGCCGCGACGAGCTGGCCGTGCGCCTCGACCCGGACGCCAACTCGGTGGGGTGGCTGCTGTGGCACCTCACCCGCGTGCAGGACGACCACATCTCCGACGTCGCCGGGCGGGAGGAGCGCTGGACCGCCGACGGGTGGCGGGCGCGCTTCGCCCTCCCGGTGGACGGGCTCGGGTACGGGCACAGCTCGGAGGAGGTGGGGCTGGTGCGGGGCTTCGACGCCGAGCTGGTCCTCGCCTACTACGACGCCGTGCACGATCAAACGGTGGCGTTCGTCCGGGGCCTGGACGACGGCGCCCTCGACCGGGTGGTCGACGAGGACTGGGACCCGCCCGTGACCCTCGCCGTGCGGCTCGTCAGCGTCATCTCCGACTGCCTGCAGCACGTCGGGCAGGCGGCGTTCGTCGCCGGGGTCGTCAAGCGCCGACGGGGCAACGGCTGA
- a CDS encoding DUF429 domain-containing protein, giving the protein MTAGAWVPRAGVICRRTGALAASLWQMYVGVDLAWSNRARTGLAAVDRAGRLVDSASVTTDDEIVAWVGAHAPVRAAAMDAPLIVTNASGQRDCEREVSRVFGRYGASCHASNLTRPYFNPPRGATIARRLGWTLDPDPTYAAGVPPCIEVYPHPAMVGLFELGSVLPYKAKGGRSFERRRAAFLELLAHLESVDVLGLPANERWRSIRAAVEDARRPMHLERLEDEVDAVFCAHLAWRWREAPESLHLYGTPADGYIVATPPPTHPVSARVATVAGESDDRSTAPVAERPVMTAFEVRGVPATFATAGERPWRAAVHQAAVAAVADDGPLPGRLEVTMHFRLPPPWRSGQGWDLDNLVKPTLDALTPVLGRRAIAGPEQSDDERVDRLVASKRTVREGENTGATILVTVL; this is encoded by the coding sequence GTGACGGCGGGCGCGTGGGTGCCACGCGCGGGCGTCATTTGCCGACGCACCGGGGCGCTCGCGGCTAGTTTGTGGCAGATGTACGTGGGCGTGGACCTGGCGTGGAGCAACCGGGCGCGGACGGGCCTCGCCGCCGTCGACCGTGCAGGCCGGTTGGTCGACTCCGCCAGCGTGACCACCGACGACGAGATCGTCGCGTGGGTCGGCGCGCACGCTCCCGTCCGGGCCGCCGCGATGGATGCGCCACTGATCGTCACCAACGCGTCCGGGCAGCGCGACTGCGAGCGCGAGGTCTCGCGCGTGTTCGGGCGGTACGGCGCCTCGTGCCACGCCAGCAACCTCACCCGCCCCTACTTCAACCCCCCTCGCGGCGCGACGATCGCCAGACGCCTGGGGTGGACGCTCGACCCGGACCCGACCTATGCCGCGGGCGTGCCCCCGTGCATCGAGGTCTACCCGCACCCGGCGATGGTCGGGCTCTTCGAGCTCGGAAGCGTCCTGCCGTACAAGGCGAAGGGAGGTCGGAGCTTCGAGCGTCGACGGGCGGCCTTCCTCGAGCTGCTGGCACACCTGGAGTCCGTGGACGTCCTGGGACTGCCGGCGAACGAGCGCTGGCGCAGCATCCGAGCGGCGGTAGAGGACGCGAGACGGCCCATGCATCTGGAACGCCTCGAGGACGAGGTCGACGCGGTCTTCTGCGCGCACCTCGCGTGGCGGTGGCGAGAGGCCCCGGAGTCCCTGCACCTCTACGGCACGCCCGCCGACGGCTACATCGTCGCCACGCCGCCCCCGACCCACCCGGTCTCGGCGCGGGTGGCGACGGTGGCCGGTGAGTCGGACGACCGGTCCACTGCGCCGGTGGCTGAGCGCCCGGTGATGACGGCGTTCGAGGTCCGCGGTGTGCCCGCCACGTTCGCCACCGCGGGTGAGCGGCCGTGGCGCGCCGCCGTCCATCAGGCGGCGGTCGCGGCGGTCGCCGACGACGGCCCGTTGCCCGGGCGCCTCGAGGTCACCATGCACTTCCGGCTTCCGCCGCCATGGCGATCCGGCCAGGGCTGGGATCTCGACAACCTGGTCAAGCCCACCCTGGACGCCTTGACCCCTGTGCTCGGGCGACGCGCGATCGCGGGACCGGAGCAGTCGGACGACGAGCGGGTGGACAGGCTCGTCGCGTCGAAGCGGACCGTCCGGGAGGGCGAGAACACGGGCGCCACGATCCTCGTCACGGTCCTGTAG
- a CDS encoding ABC transporter permease, whose product MSLFAQAWAWLTAPEQWTGAGALPVRVGEHLLYTLVALALATLVAVPVGYAVGHTGRGRQLAVGLAGAARALPSLGVLTVLTLAVGVGRAGLAATAVLVVLAIPPVLAGAYAGVENVDGAVTESARALGMTPWQVLTRVEAPLGLPLLIGGVRSAALQIIATAVLAAYVGLGGLGVYIQRGIALRRYEEMLGGAIAIVALALVADALFALLARVAVRLSGTERRLVPTVTT is encoded by the coding sequence ATGAGCCTCTTCGCGCAGGCGTGGGCCTGGCTCACCGCCCCCGAGCAGTGGACCGGCGCCGGGGCGCTGCCGGTGCGGGTCGGCGAGCACCTCCTCTACACGCTCGTCGCCCTGGCGCTCGCCACGCTCGTCGCCGTCCCGGTGGGCTACGCCGTCGGGCACACCGGCCGCGGCCGCCAGCTCGCCGTCGGCCTCGCGGGGGCGGCCCGCGCGCTGCCCTCCCTCGGGGTGCTCACCGTGCTCACGCTCGCGGTCGGCGTCGGGCGGGCCGGGCTCGCCGCCACCGCGGTGCTCGTCGTGCTCGCGATCCCCCCGGTGCTCGCCGGCGCCTACGCCGGGGTGGAGAACGTCGACGGCGCCGTCACGGAGTCCGCGCGTGCCCTGGGCATGACCCCGTGGCAGGTCCTCACCCGCGTGGAGGCACCCCTCGGCCTGCCGCTGCTCATCGGCGGGGTGCGCAGCGCCGCCCTGCAGATCATCGCCACCGCGGTGCTGGCGGCGTACGTCGGGCTGGGCGGTCTCGGGGTCTACATCCAGCGCGGCATCGCTCTGCGCCGCTACGAGGAGATGCTCGGCGGGGCCATCGCCATCGTCGCTCTGGCGCTCGTCGCCGATGCCCTTTTTGCCTTGCTCGCGCGCGTCGCCGTGCGGTTGAGTGGCACGGAGCGCAGGCTCGTACCCACTGTCACGACGTAG